In Gigantopelta aegis isolate Gae_Host chromosome 14, Gae_host_genome, whole genome shotgun sequence, the following proteins share a genomic window:
- the LOC121388120 gene encoding uncharacterized protein LOC121388120, which translates to MDPVRIEYVKSCGDEWCHQVQKHLLAKGQGRPPSLPANDQNPTYLQLLQIHNMKKETKVSWNQISRAMEKMFGFSQRRFRAVIESAVTKMGKFEFEDMKVQLMSTVDLRYIGPRCAALGIDREKLLNITLLNEMIFPDSALSRGVVYELEHFSKFREIRQWDFCSVAVGNWKSEHSF; encoded by the exons ATGGATCCTGTGCGCATAGAGTATGTTAAAAGTTGTG GTGATGAATGGTGTCATCAAGTGCAGAAACATCTGCTGGCCAAGGGTCAAGGTCGACCACCATCGCTTCCAGCCAATGATCAGAATCCAACATATCTGCAGCTGCTACAAATCCACAACATGAAAAAGGAGACCAAAGTGTCATGGAATCAAATCTCAAGGGCCATGGAGAAAATGTTTGGATTTTCACAGAGGAGATTCCGAGCTGTTATTGAAAGTGCGGTAACAAAGATGGGAAAATTTGAATTTGAGGACATGAAAGTACAACTGATGTCAACTGTTGATTTGAGGTATATCGGTCCACGCTGTGCAGCACTTGGGATAGATCGTGAAAAGTTGTTGAACATTACACttctaaatgaaatgatatttccAGACAGTGCTTTGAGCAGAGGTGTTGTGTATGAACTTGAACATTTTTCAAAGTTTAGAGAAATTAGACAATGGGATTTTTGTTCAGTGGCTGTCGGAAATTGGAAATCTGAACATTCTTTTTGA